In Panicum virgatum strain AP13 chromosome 5K, P.virgatum_v5, whole genome shotgun sequence, the genomic window AGCCTCCATTTTGCAAAATCTCTCTCAGCCGCTAGGGTGATAAAGAAACATTGAATTGTTGCAAAGATCATCTGGAGAGTTGTATTGAGCAGCTTAGATGGATATGCTTCCAACATTGGTCCCTGAGAACAAGTATTGTGTAGTAAATTTCACGAGGAAGCCAATAGTTCCGTTTGATCTGCTATGATCTTTGAACATATAAAAGAAGCTCCTGTAACTATCATACCTGAAGAACTGTCCAAAGAGCCCAAGATGTAGTTGATAAAGTCGTCAGGAAAATTCCCAGTATCCAAGTCCTTCTAGGATGAGCAGTAACCCCACCATGAAAGTTACTTACATGATGAAAAAGATGGTGGTGGTTGAATGATTTCATTTCAGGTCCTTGGTAAAATGCAAGTACAATGACGCCAGCAAGGCTAAATAGTATGCCACAAATTTTTGCAATCCCGTGGAACCTCTTCAAGTTCAAAGTCTCCATCCTGCCAGACAGAAGGAGGAATATCCAATATTTAATCTAGTCTACATTTTCAAGTTAATTTGTCTAAAGTGAACACAGATAATATCATGTTTTTGGTATATTGCAACTAGCAAGAGGCTTCTCTTACTAAACTTACAGAGCTCATAAAATTTGCCAGATCGTTCTAGGTTCACAAAAAAAGTTAATATGATGCTTTTTTACTTCATCATCAATTTGCGTGATAGTCACTTCACAAGTAATTTTATTGTATAGTTCTATGTCGTGTAATACTGGATCCTATATAGGACATTATACAAAAGGCAAACAACAGAGGATTAGCTAAATCTACTATAGTTTAGAAAGTTGCAGCTTTACTTCAACATTAGAATCCTCAAATATGTAAATTATGGTCTAGTATTAGTCTACCGTCCTAAAAAATGCAagtacaaaaataaaaatctcACCTCAATAGAACAGCCAGAAAGAAAGCCACTGCTGGCAGGAGGTTAAATATTGCAGATGATGATGTTGCTGAGGCATAACTTAGACCAAGGCCATATATGTTTATTGCTCCAGAAATcctaacaaaataaaaaaaaaaagatctgaAATGATTAGTGAGTAGTGACTGTGCTAAAGTATAGTAAATGGAACAGATAGAAATAACAAGTACTGCAAGTTATGAACAGAGCAATCCATCGAACCTACTTAAATATATAGCTCGGTTTGACAAGTTCTGCACATATCTACCACTATGTTCTTGACAAGTTCTGCACATATCTGATATCTACCACTATGTTCTATGTGCTGCCAAACGTTGGGTTATTGTTAGTTGTTGCTGATTttaagtatatatatatttaagaAGAATAAGGGAAAATAACAGAAAACAGTTTATGTCACTGTGGGACAAAATACTACAAATACTGCACTTCAACTCAGAAAAGGGAAATGGACAAATGACTGAACCAGGGAGCCTAACATCTTGTGCGCACAAGTGCAACGATGTGCAAACAAAAGTAGTTCAAGCATAGATCTCTGACAGACCTTTAAAATTAAGGTTATGGAACCCATACAGTTGAACATGAAGATTCTGAAAACTGTTAGTGCTTTAAATTGAAATCAATGGCAGCTTGATAACCATTTATGTTTCAGATTTCTGGTCAATACTGATCATTTGGCCAAACAAATAGAAATGAAAACGATCAACAATAAGTACAAAATAAGATTCCAGGCTCACCTACCCGTATAACGCATGCACAAATAACTTCAGAGAGACCTTAAATGAAAGTGGTGGAGCAGTTTTCCTGCAGAAAGAGCTTCGATTCATTCTCCCACGCGGTGGTATGCAATAAAAATAAGTTACAAGATTTGTATTACCTTTCAAGAACAAAAGCAACTGGCACCAAGAACAGAATAGCAACCAAATGCCTGTAGAAAACAAAGACAGTCGTGCTCATGCCTTCATTGAAAGCGTTTTTGGTTACTATCTGCATGCCTCCATATATAGCCCTTAGGAGAAACGCGACCACAAAAGCTGTTCTATTGCCCATTGCTACAGAAGTCTCCTGGAACTTCTGAACATGGTCTTTTATAGTGGAGGTGTGCACTGGGATAATGCAGGATcatttttataatatatataatcAAGCAGGTGGATCCTAGAAAGATAATGCGCCCTCACTTTAGCGTCAGCATACATCAAAATTGATTGGTAGGACCTCTAACAGAGATTAACAACTTGGGTAGTGCATATATTCGCTATGTAGGGACCGTAGTTATCCCATCCTAATCGAAGCCTAAACACATATATACTAAACGATTTGAAGTTTGACGATTGATATGTTGGTAATTCTGCAAACAGTCAATTCGAAACTGCAGTAGATTCTGATGCCAAGAAAGGGTTCCAACAAATAGTTAAAGATTGTGAGGCTCACAATTTTCAGTTAAATACCTGAGGTGTCaacttttataaaaaaaaagttaatcTCCACTAAACATCCACTACTAGCCAGCGATCTCCAAAGTGACCCACCAGAATGCAAGAAAAGGTTAAACCAAAGTCTACCTGATTGAGGCATGCATAATGACATTTCAAGCTTTTGCACCCTTCTAAATAAATCCATAAAAAAATACTTAAGTTCCGTGGTATCTACAGTCCAATGGCTTATTAGCATGTTGTGCAATGGAATATAGTAAGAGTATCCTAACACAATGCATGGATTCTGTTAAGAGTTTCCTAAAGTCCTGTAAAATGCCGAACAAAGCATAAGATTTTGGACATGCATCGGTGCATTTTTAAAACTAAAACTATAGCATTTTTGCAAATTTGCTTCTCCGAGTCCTAGCTAGATCACTCttttttgagagagaaagagtccTAAATCAATCTGATACAATAGAATATGCATGTACAAGATCACTTACTAGGCTAACCTGGACAACAATCACATCACACGATATTTCACACTCATGAAAACAAACATCCAAACAAACCGGTCGGAAGCATATATTTGTTGGAACCCTCTATGTTATTTTCTCTCAAGAATGAGTTCCGAATTGTTATACAATAGTCTGAATTATTCTCATGCATATTCTCTGAACGAAAATGAGAATAACATCTATGTTCAGAGTCGGAGCTCCCCATATGGCagggtggggcagctgccccacctaCCACCGGAGGAGCGAGCCATGGAGGAGTGCAGAACTGGAGCCTAGAggagcggcgccgcggcggcggccgtcgtggcGTCGTCGCGTGCAGAGTGAAAAACGGGGAGGGAGCTAGCAAAGACGAAAAGGCCCAGTAAGCCCATTGAGCTAGCCCAAGTGCCCCATCCCCCAAACCTTGCTCACGGGAGCTCACGGGATCCCCCTTCAGCCCTGCTCACTGCCTCCCCCCaatccgcgccaccgccgcttccagactgccgtgcgctgccgcccgccgcctctaGGCTCCGGCCCTCGCCTagtaccgcgccgccgcccgttgcCTCCGTGCTCCGGTAGCCGAGTCCGGCCCTCCTCTCCGCTAGGCACTAGGCACTAGCATGCTGCCTGCAGCCACCCCGCCTGCCACCTCCCTTGCCGGCGGCCGCAGCCAGGCGGCCAGACAGAGACCGCCTAGCGGCAGAGCCGCAGAGGCGCCCCGAGCAAGCAGCCCCGAGGCTTGAGTTGCGCGGCCCCATGCAAGCAGACCCAAGCGCCGGCGGGCGCTGCTCAGCTCTCTTCATAATTGTTTTATTATATTACAATTCATAATTTCATATATTACACACCAAGTCACTAACTGATTTGTGTTTCGAATTTGTAGGTTTCAATTCATATATTACACACCAAGTCACTAACTTATTTGTTCTTCAAAATTTACATATTTCTTAGCTCTGAAATATTAGATTTTGGTCTTAAAATTGGATATTTTTTCTTGTTTGATTGGTCTTTATTGAATTAATGGACAATTATTTTCAAATGAAAGGTATGATCATCAATTATTGTTTAAATTTGATATAGATTAGCTATTAATATGCATCCTCAAGATATCATTAAAAAAACTATGTTTTCCACTACGCCCCACCTAAATTTTTATCCGAGTTCCGCCACTGTCTATGTTTAGCATGAAAATTCGGACTATGTTATTTTCTCATGCAATTGTTATAACATCATTGTGACCCATCTATGAGAATAACTTCAAACTCATATTCTCATGCATAGTCCGAATTTTTTCTCATCTATTCTCTCATAGTCCGAATTGTTATACAATAGTCCGAATTCGGAACTCATCTATGTTATTTTTTCTCTCAAGAATGAAAATGAAATATACAACGGTTTCTCTTTAATTATTTGTACACATTTTTCTCTGAACCAATAGAGCATCAGTATTATAATTAGCTGCAGGCCATGAGTTCTATCTGCTGATGAAATTACACCCTCATCCATTGGCATCTTCAGAAAGAACGGACGAGAAAACATTCTGCTTTTGTTCTGACAAAGCTGTATACGGCTTCAATTATAACCGTCTGTAGTGTGAGATGCACGTGTAGCACTACCCCAAGACGTAATTGGAGGCAGCACTTTGGGGCATCCTGATTCCACCGACACAGTGACCTTACGTGCATTGCTACAGGAAAGCATCAGCTGCGCTCCACTCACATGTGGCACTGTGGATTCTTGTTTTTTGTTCTTGAGGGTAGGCACCGTGGATTTCAGCAGTTAGTACATTTGGTGCTtaggtttgaattattgatctatCCTAGCATAGGTCACTTCTTAGCATTGTCATCAACTCATCACCTTTCTCAAGAAATAATAGGTCATACACAACAGTGGGCACCCACGAATCTCAAATCCGTTGCATAATGGCTCAATGTAGCGTACTAGTGTGACTTGCCATATGAACTCTCCCTTCTTTCAATCTTGCATCCTGCCATGGTAATGCTTTATACTCAGAAATTCTAACTTACGCAACAAAATTAAACTCACATAGAGCACGCTTCATAGGAGATTATGCAAGATTTCAGTAATGAAAATGAAAGGAAGGACGAAAAGTAAcatatcactactacagaaaaagCATCTTGTCCCGGTCCCCAACCCCATTCAGCAACCAGGACAACCGGGACTACGAATCCAAGACTAAAGATTCCAGGCTCTAGTCTGTCACACCCGCCTGTCCTCCAAAGCCTCACTGCCCAGCCCTTCCGAGGGGCGGACTTGCATATACATAGCACCCTATTTACACTTTCATCCTTGCTTCGTGTAAAAGGGTCAACCCGAAGGTGTTAGGCTGGAGAACAAAGGCTTATAAGTTGGTTTCACCCTTGCTTAACTAGTAAGGAGGTACTAAACATGTGCACGCCGCACTCATGGGCAACATCCAAATTGGGACAGGTGTCACATACACCCCCTCTCAAAGGACCCGATGTCCTCGTCGGTCCAACTCCCACCATGTGTCAAGTGCCAACGCCATATGTCATATCGTGTGTCCCATCTAGACCCACACGCACCATGTGCAATATGACCATGCACTAACCCATATCTAGGAATGTCCCCTCTTAGCGCACGTCCGCACATCCAGTGCCTGTGCCATATGCCATGCCGTGTGTCCCATCCAGGCCCACACGCGCCATGCGCCATATGCCCGCACACTGACCCATATACGCAACTGCGAGAGTCGGCTTGAGAGCACTACCGTGTAACCGTGAGACGACTTGGGCGGCTGGCGTGGGTGGCGGCGTGGCCGTGGTGGTGCCCGGATGCCGGTATAACTGCTGTTTATGGGGAGGAGCGCTCGTAGTCATGCCCCGAGGATGCTTATGGCTTAAACCATTTTGTTTTGGACAGTTGGAGGTAGAGCTTGAGCAAAAGCCGCTTGAGAAACTGGTCGATGAGCCCTAGTGTGAAAATATTTGCTAAGCATACTTCAACACTTCGCTTGGATCAGAAGTTGAAGCACATTAGGATTTTTACTTGTCTTGTTTCTGGGGAGAAGATAGCTAGAAGTCAATCGAAGAAGTCATGCTTGGAGAATTCGATGAACCAGCGAGGTTGAGGACCATTTTGTCGTTGAGGAAGGTATGTAGTTCATCTCATACTCTGTTTTCATAGGAACTCAAGTTAATTTTGATGGATTTTTTTCTAATGATGATGACGAAGCGGCCATGTATATGCTCCGAACCATTCTCCTCTTATCGAAGTCAACACCATCTGCTGCCATCTATAGAGCCCTCATGACTCTGTTGTTTGGTTGGATGAATTTGCAAGTGCTGTGAAAGATAGACGTTGcagacgtttggttgcctgaaaATTGGCACGCGCCCTGACCTCTCACGCACATCCTCGCGTCCCGTGCGAACTAGGCTGCCAAGAAACGGATTTCAATTCCGTTTCCCGAGAGCCAGCCAGCCAGTCTCTGCAGGGCCAATTCCCAACTGCACGCGTTGGACCAGGCTCAGAGCAGAGTACTTGCCTGATCCTGCATCTGGCCCGGCCAGGTCAGGCCATATGCAACGAACCAAACGCGCTCCAAGTTCTCACTGTGTCCCTGTTTTGGGAGCAACTAGCAGTTCCCATTTTCTGGCCTGGAGTAGTACACTTTCGGTTCCCATTTACAAATTCTATGGTTTTGTCTTGCAGTTTGACGGCAGGTATACAGTTCCCTAGGCTCATTCTGTCTGCCCGTTCTCCAATAGTCCTTTCTCAATAATTGGTATTTGGTATTGGGAGATATCTTAATAGCAGTGGATTATTGAGGGAGCTACTTTTGTAGTCTCCAAATAATCTTGTCCTGATAACTAATATATTGGAAGAGCATGAACTCTCTCTTTATCTGAGAAGAGTTGGGTTAAAATATTGGGACAACCCAATAGTTATTAGGGAAAAGGAGATGTATTGGGAAACTGCTGGAGCACGTCCTTTTCCCAAAAGTAGGATTTTATTGGAGAATGGaggactgctggagatgctcagCAAGACTAATGAATGCGCCGGCCTGCCGGCATCTCGCACGCCAGCTCATCTGCAAGGAGGGCAGTGGAGTTTAGGCCAATCCCAACCCAAGACATTACTAGTAGTTTCTATATACTTGATGAAGGCTTGTCCCACAGTTTGGTAGATTGTATCTGTCATCTTGTTCTCACACTGTGCTTCAGTCAATGGCTGGAGCTTTGGGAAGTCAAACTTTTTAACCACATCTCCAGATCTGGTGGTGTTGTATGACTTGAGACATTCACGTTCATACTTGTCCACAGCTTCACGCAACTCTTT contains:
- the LOC120707135 gene encoding WAT1-related protein At5g64700-like isoform X1, with the translated sequence MGNRTAFVVAFLLRAIYGGMQIVTKNAFNEGMSTTVFVFYRHLVAILFLVPVAFVLERKTAPPLSFKVSLKLFVHALYGISGAINIYGLGLSYASATSSSAIFNLLPAVAFFLAVLLRMETLNLKRFHGIAKICGILFSLAGVIVLAFYQGPEMKSFNHHHLFHHVSNFHGGVTAHPRRTWILGIFLTTLSTTSWALWTVLQGPMLEAYPSKLLNTTLQMIFATIQCFFITLAAERDFAKWRLGLDARLIAVVYSGILVSGVAYYMQVWVIDKSGPVFLAMTMPITLLVTIILSLFLGEAITLGSSILGGVIMVGGLYSVLWAKRSEHVDVRKQQMAAPAEAAEV
- the LOC120707135 gene encoding WAT1-related protein At5g64700-like isoform X2; amino-acid sequence: MGNRTAFVVAFLLRAIYGGMQIVTKNAFNEGMSTTVFVFYRHLVAILFLVPVAFVLERKTAPPLSFKVSLKLFVHALYGISGAINIYGLGLSYASATSSSAIFNLLPAVAFFLAVLLRMETLNLKRFHGIAKICGILFSLAGVIVLAFYQGPEMKSFNHHHLFHHVSNFHGGVTAHPRRTWILGIFLTTLSTTSWALWTVLQGPMLEAYPSKLLNTTLQMIFATIQCFFITLAAERDFAKWRLGLDARLIAVVYSGILVSGVAYYMQVWVIDKSGPVFLAMTMPITLLVTIILSLFLGEAITLGSILGGVIMVGGLYSVLWAKRSEHVDVRKQQMAAPAEAAEV